Proteins encoded within one genomic window of Nordella sp. HKS 07:
- the hemE gene encoding uroporphyrinogen decarboxylase — protein sequence MNHSALLDVLKGRKPSRRPVWFMRQAGRYLPEYRATRGKAGSFLKLCYAPDLAKEVTLQPLRRFDVDAAIVFADILVVPQAMGLGLAFAEGEGPVVEKVSGSDRVNALRPLDEAEEVRLVCETVKAVKAELPHDIALIGFCGAPWTVASYMIGGGGEGGREVARAVAASRPEWFTVLMELVIEASAAYLVRQIDAGADVVQIFDSWAGDLPGYLQETLSGEPIAAIITKVREQRPGVPVIVFARGAGAGHKRIGEMTGAECLGVETSMRLDWARDNLSAAHAIQGNLDPLLVEAGGKALEEGVEEVARVLPMERHIFNLGHGMRPATPPEHVDRVVKILRKRDG from the coding sequence ATGAATCATTCAGCGCTGCTCGACGTCTTGAAAGGAAGAAAGCCTTCGAGGCGTCCAGTCTGGTTCATGCGCCAGGCAGGCCGCTATTTGCCTGAGTATCGGGCAACGCGGGGCAAGGCGGGTTCGTTCCTCAAATTGTGTTACGCGCCCGATCTCGCGAAGGAAGTGACGCTGCAGCCATTGCGGCGCTTCGACGTCGACGCGGCGATCGTCTTCGCCGACATATTGGTCGTGCCGCAGGCGATGGGGCTGGGTCTTGCCTTTGCGGAAGGCGAAGGGCCGGTCGTCGAGAAGGTCAGCGGGTCCGACCGGGTGAATGCCTTGCGGCCGCTCGATGAAGCGGAGGAAGTACGTCTCGTCTGCGAGACGGTGAAAGCCGTCAAGGCGGAATTGCCACATGATATCGCATTGATCGGTTTCTGCGGCGCCCCGTGGACGGTGGCAAGCTACATGATCGGTGGCGGCGGAGAAGGCGGGCGGGAGGTGGCGCGCGCGGTTGCAGCGAGCCGGCCGGAGTGGTTCACCGTTCTGATGGAGCTGGTGATCGAGGCATCGGCGGCCTATCTCGTGCGTCAGATCGATGCAGGCGCCGATGTGGTGCAGATTTTCGATTCCTGGGCGGGAGACCTGCCGGGCTATCTGCAGGAGACACTGAGCGGGGAGCCGATCGCGGCCATCATAACAAAGGTCCGGGAGCAGAGGCCGGGCGTGCCGGTGATCGTTTTCGCCCGCGGCGCGGGAGCGGGCCATAAGCGGATCGGCGAAATGACCGGGGCTGAATGCTTAGGGGTGGAGACGTCGATGCGGCTCGATTGGGCGCGGGACAATCTATCGGCGGCCCATGCCATTCAGGGCAATCTCGATCCTCTGCTGGTGGAAGCGGGCGGCAAGGCTTTGGAGGAAGGCGTGGAGGAAGTGGCTCGTGTCCTGCCGATGGAGCGGCATATCTTCAATCTGGGGCACGGGATGCGGCCGGCGACGCCGCCAGAGCATGTCGATCGGGTGGTGAAAATCTTGCGCAAACGAGATGGATAG
- a CDS encoding thioredoxin domain-containing protein, protein MTALSANLLKDETSPYLLQHKDNPVHWMAWGDPAFAKARTEDKPIILSVGYAACHWCHVMAHESFEDEETAHLMNAHFVAIKVDREERPDVDRLYMQALHSLGEQGGWPLTMFLTPDGHPFWGGTYFPKESLYGRPSFRYVLKEINRIWREERDKVATNATAILSALSRESTQPQAEATLTLDITRDAAQIFLRAIDPEHGGLKGAPKFPQASLFAFLWTMAERDHDHRLADAVITTLTHICQGGIYDHLGGGFARYSVDARWLVPHFEKMLYDNAQLVSLLARVASRTGNDLFHHRIEETIGFVQREMTTPIGAFAASYDADSEGEEGKFYVWTAAEIAGLLSETDFPLFAKIYDVSPAGNWEGHTILNRLKSLPLLDEESERRLAASRQILFAARTKRIPPGYDDKVLADWNGLMISALADAALLLARPDWAKLAQDAFAAIIAHHWKEERLHHSWRAGRLRYDATAEGYAHMITAALALIAITPGGNHLVLAEKLCAAMIDHHWDAKRGAFAFASAEAGLIHRGIQGHDDATPNANAVMLRNLAALHHLTGDPAHLDKAHAIHRAFAAEAINNPFGYASFIDAFTVLADPVQIVMSGREGDPFGDPRFRRLIAATGTNAIIQWIADPESLPAAHPARHKSSGSQSRAYLCRGQVCAAPAETVEQVDEALALLRVH, encoded by the coding sequence ATGACCGCATTATCCGCAAATCTTCTTAAAGACGAAACCAGCCCCTACCTCCTCCAGCACAAGGACAACCCGGTCCACTGGATGGCCTGGGGCGACCCCGCCTTCGCCAAGGCGCGCACCGAGGACAAGCCCATCATCCTGTCCGTCGGCTATGCCGCCTGCCATTGGTGCCATGTCATGGCGCATGAGAGCTTCGAGGACGAAGAGACTGCCCATCTCATGAACGCCCATTTCGTCGCGATCAAGGTCGATCGCGAAGAGCGGCCCGATGTCGACCGCCTCTATATGCAGGCGCTGCATTCGCTCGGCGAGCAGGGCGGCTGGCCGCTCACCATGTTCCTGACCCCTGACGGTCACCCTTTCTGGGGCGGCACCTACTTCCCTAAGGAGTCCCTCTATGGCCGGCCGAGCTTCCGCTATGTGCTGAAGGAGATAAACCGCATCTGGCGCGAGGAGCGCGACAAGGTCGCCACCAACGCCACCGCGATCCTCTCCGCCCTCAGCCGCGAGTCGACACAACCACAGGCGGAGGCGACGCTTACCCTCGATATCACCCGCGACGCCGCCCAGATTTTTCTCCGCGCTATCGACCCTGAGCATGGCGGCCTGAAGGGCGCCCCCAAATTCCCGCAGGCATCGCTTTTCGCATTTCTCTGGACCATGGCCGAGCGCGACCACGATCACCGCCTCGCCGACGCGGTTATCACCACCCTGACCCATATCTGCCAGGGCGGCATCTACGATCACCTCGGTGGCGGCTTCGCACGCTATTCAGTCGACGCCCGTTGGCTCGTCCCGCATTTCGAGAAGATGCTCTATGACAACGCCCAGCTCGTCTCCCTCCTGGCACGCGTCGCCAGCCGCACCGGCAACGACTTGTTCCACCACCGAATCGAGGAGACCATCGGCTTCGTCCAGCGTGAGATGACGACCCCGATCGGCGCATTTGCCGCGAGCTACGACGCAGATTCGGAAGGCGAGGAGGGCAAATTCTACGTCTGGACCGCAGCAGAAATCGCCGGCCTTCTTTCCGAAACCGACTTCCCGCTCTTCGCCAAGATCTACGATGTGTCCCCTGCCGGCAATTGGGAAGGCCACACCATCCTCAATCGACTGAAGTCTCTCCCGCTTCTCGATGAAGAGAGTGAGCGCCGTCTCGCGGCCTCACGCCAGATTCTCTTTGCCGCACGCACCAAGCGCATCCCGCCCGGCTATGACGACAAGGTCCTCGCCGATTGGAACGGCCTCATGATCTCGGCTCTCGCCGACGCCGCTCTCCTGCTGGCGCGGCCGGATTGGGCGAAACTCGCCCAGGATGCTTTCGCCGCCATCATCGCACATCATTGGAAGGAGGAGCGCCTTCATCATTCCTGGCGCGCTGGGCGATTGCGCTATGACGCAACCGCTGAGGGTTATGCCCACATGATCACGGCCGCCCTGGCCTTGATAGCCATTACCCCGGGCGGCAATCACCTCGTCTTGGCCGAGAAGCTCTGCGCCGCCATGATCGATCATCATTGGGATGCCAAACGAGGCGCCTTCGCCTTTGCCTCAGCCGAAGCGGGCCTCATTCATCGAGGCATTCAGGGCCATGACGATGCAACTCCCAATGCCAACGCCGTCATGCTGCGCAATCTCGCCGCTCTCCATCATCTGACCGGCGATCCAGCCCACCTCGACAAGGCGCACGCCATCCACCGCGCTTTCGCCGCCGAGGCGATCAACAATCCCTTCGGTTATGCGAGCTTTATCGACGCCTTCACCGTACTTGCCGATCCGGTGCAGATCGTCATGAGCGGGAGGGAAGGCGATCCTTTCGGCGATCCGCGTTTCCGGCGGCTGATCGCCGCGACCGGCACAAATGCTATCATACAGTGGATCGCTGACCCGGAGAGTTTGCCCGCGGCCCATCCCGCCCGGCACAAATCCTCAGGATCCCAGTCACGCGCCTATCTCTGCCGGGGACAGGTCTGTGCCGCCCCGGCTGAAACAGTTGAACAGGTCGATGAAGCGCTTGCGCTGTTACGCGTTCATTGA
- a CDS encoding pyruvate, water dikinase regulatory protein — MHLISDATGETLNTVARAAMAYYGDYQPVEHIYALVRTSKQLARALTEIESQPGVVLFTLIDTELRTQLERRCAELSIPCISILDPVIASLAQYLNAQSRPQLGGQHALNAEYFRRIDALNFTMLHDDGQHAEDLEQADVILTGISRSSKTPTSIYLANRGIKTANVPIVPNIAPPKELETVTRPLVVGLIASTERIAQIRKHRLLAMNEQGETDYVDHGAIAAELSHMRRLCSRHNWPIIDVTRRSIEETAAAIINLMRERHEKEDSSS; from the coding sequence ATGCATCTGATCTCGGATGCGACGGGCGAAACGCTCAACACGGTGGCCCGCGCCGCCATGGCCTATTATGGCGACTATCAACCCGTCGAGCACATCTATGCCCTGGTGCGCACGTCCAAACAGCTCGCGCGTGCGCTGACGGAGATTGAAAGCCAGCCGGGAGTGGTCCTTTTCACGCTGATCGACACCGAGCTCAGGACCCAGCTCGAGAGAAGATGCGCCGAGCTCTCCATTCCCTGCATCTCGATCCTCGATCCGGTGATCGCCAGCCTCGCCCAATATCTCAATGCCCAGTCGCGTCCTCAGCTCGGCGGCCAGCATGCTCTCAACGCTGAATATTTTCGCCGCATAGACGCCTTGAACTTCACCATGCTCCATGACGATGGTCAGCATGCTGAGGATCTCGAGCAGGCCGATGTCATCTTGACAGGCATCAGCCGCTCTTCCAAGACGCCGACCAGCATCTATCTCGCCAATCGCGGCATAAAAACCGCGAATGTCCCGATCGTGCCCAATATCGCGCCCCCGAAAGAGCTCGAGACGGTCACCAGACCGCTCGTCGTGGGTCTCATCGCCAGTACCGAACGCATCGCCCAGATCCGCAAGCACCGGCTGCTGGCGATGAATGAACAGGGCGAGACCGACTATGTCGATCATGGCGCGATCGCGGCGGAGCTGTCACATATGCGCAGACTGTGCAGCCGCCATAATTGGCCGATCATCGATGTGACCCGCCGCTCGATCGAGGAGACCGCTGCCGCGATCATCAACCTGATGCGTGAGCGTCATGAGAAAGAGGACTCTAGTTCATGA
- the secB gene encoding protein-export chaperone SecB, with amino-acid sequence MAKTPKQPAATNGGAHDDEAPEAVAAPETGTIDLEAAAPQEGGQPSMRILGQYLKDLSFENPHAPGSLAPQKAQPEISISINVNARNLAPNDFEVELHIDAKATAESKVVFAAEILYAGVFRLENFPQNMLHPAVLIECPRMLFPFARQILGDATRNGGFPPLMLDPIDFAGMYQKRMAAQAQAAV; translated from the coding sequence ATGGCCAAGACGCCCAAGCAACCGGCCGCCACCAATGGCGGCGCGCATGACGACGAGGCCCCTGAAGCGGTCGCCGCGCCGGAAACCGGCACGATCGATCTCGAGGCCGCCGCGCCGCAGGAAGGTGGTCAGCCGTCGATGCGTATTCTCGGCCAGTATCTGAAGGATCTGAGCTTCGAGAACCCGCACGCGCCGGGCTCGCTCGCCCCGCAAAAGGCGCAGCCCGAAATCAGCATCTCGATCAATGTGAATGCCCGCAACCTGGCGCCGAATGACTTCGAGGTCGAATTGCATATCGACGCCAAGGCTACCGCGGAGAGCAAGGTCGTCTTCGCTGCGGAGATCCTCTACGCCGGTGTGTTCAGGCTCGAGAACTTTCCGCAGAACATGTTGCATCCGGCGGTGCTCATCGAATGCCCGCGCATGCTGTTCCCCTTCGCCCGCCAGATCCTCGGCGATGCGACGCGCAATGGCGGCTTCCCGCCCTTGATGCTCGACCCGATCGATTTCGCCGGCATGTATCAGAAGCGCATGGCCGCTCAGGCGCAAGCCGCGGTCTGA
- a CDS encoding nucleoside triphosphate pyrophosphatase produces the protein MKLVLASTSRIRGELLAKAGLTFETIAPDVDETELKRHSHGLSPGDLAQKLAGAKAVSVANRVSGALVIGADQVLNLAGRAYDKPASAEDARRQMTELRGRRHILETALCCAQDGKIVWQTLGQATLTMRSFSDGFLEDYLVKVGGDVTTSVGGYKLEGLGAQLFEKIDGDYFTILGLPLLPLLDFLRRKGAVPV, from the coding sequence ATGAAACTGGTTCTGGCCTCGACCAGCCGGATCCGAGGCGAACTTCTGGCCAAAGCCGGGCTTACTTTCGAAACGATTGCGCCGGATGTGGACGAAACGGAGCTGAAACGACACTCTCATGGGTTAAGTCCCGGAGATCTCGCCCAGAAACTGGCGGGCGCCAAGGCTGTTTCGGTGGCGAATCGAGTTTCTGGGGCACTGGTCATTGGCGCGGATCAGGTTCTCAATCTCGCCGGTAGGGCCTATGACAAGCCGGCCAGCGCAGAGGATGCCCGCCGCCAGATGACCGAGCTGCGCGGCCGCCGCCATATACTCGAAACGGCCTTGTGCTGCGCCCAGGATGGAAAGATCGTCTGGCAGACTCTGGGCCAGGCCACGTTGACGATGCGGTCCTTCTCAGACGGCTTTCTCGAGGACTACCTGGTGAAGGTGGGCGGCGATGTGACGACATCGGTCGGTGGCTACAAGCTCGAAGGTCTCGGTGCCCAGCTTTTCGAAAAGATCGACGGCGACTACTTCACCATACTGGGCTTGCCGCTGCTGCCGCTGCTGGATTTCCTGAGACGAAAAGGGGCCGTGCCGGTATGA
- the coaE gene encoding dephospho-CoA kinase (Dephospho-CoA kinase (CoaE) performs the final step in coenzyme A biosynthesis.), whose translation MIVIGLTGSIGMGKSVTAGMFAGEGMPVCDSDAVVHRLYDKGGAAVAPVARAFPDVITDGAIDRQKLARHLGHKPEDFTKLEAIVHPLVRVEQEKFLEDARERNAPLAVLDIPLLFETGRDRDVDRIVVVSAPADIQRTRVLARPGMTEQKFASILARQLPDAEKRARADFIVDSGRGFDHARAQVRRIIAELSKG comes from the coding sequence ATGATCGTGATCGGCCTGACCGGATCGATCGGCATGGGCAAATCAGTGACCGCCGGGATGTTCGCCGGGGAAGGGATGCCGGTCTGCGACTCCGATGCGGTCGTGCACCGGCTCTACGACAAGGGTGGCGCCGCGGTGGCGCCCGTCGCCCGGGCTTTTCCGGATGTCATCACCGACGGCGCCATCGACCGGCAGAAGCTTGCCCGCCATCTCGGCCACAAGCCTGAGGATTTCACCAAACTCGAGGCGATCGTGCATCCGCTGGTGCGCGTCGAGCAGGAGAAATTCCTTGAGGATGCTCGAGAACGCAACGCCCCGCTCGCGGTTCTCGACATTCCCCTGCTTTTCGAGACCGGCCGTGATCGCGACGTCGACAGGATCGTCGTCGTCTCCGCGCCGGCCGATATCCAGCGCACCCGCGTACTCGCCCGGCCCGGCATGACGGAGCAGAAATTCGCGAGCATCCTGGCGCGCCAGCTGCCTGACGCCGAAAAGCGCGCCCGCGCCGATTTCATTGTGGACAGCGGCCGCGGTTTCGATCACGCCCGCGCCCAGGTCCGGCGTATAATTGCCGAGCTTTCCAAGGGCTGA
- the rho gene encoding transcription termination factor Rho, giving the protein MTTISELKEIKLHSLKEKTPAELLVIAEELQVENASALRKQELMFAILKSLAARDVEIIGEGVVEVLQDGFGFLRSPDANYLAGPDDIYVSPSQIRRFTLRTGDTVEGQIRSPKDGERYFALLKVNTINFEDPDKTRHKVHFDNLTPLYPDERLEMEIQDPTRKDFSARVIDIVSPIGKGQRGLIVAPPRTGKTVLLQNIAQSITSNHPECYLIVLLIDERPEEVTDMQRSVKGEVISSTFDEPASRHVQVAEMVIEKAKRLVEHGRDVVILLDSITRLGRAYNTVVPSSGKVLTGGVDANALQRPKRFFGAARNIEEGGSLTIIATALIDTGSRMDEVIFEEFKGTGNSEIILDRKVADKRVFPSIDILRSGTRKEELLVKPDLLKKTYVLRRILNPMGTVDAIEFLLDKLRQTKTNGDFFDSMNA; this is encoded by the coding sequence ATGACAACCATTTCAGAACTCAAAGAAATAAAACTCCATTCCCTGAAGGAAAAAACACCCGCGGAGCTCCTGGTCATCGCCGAGGAGCTGCAGGTCGAGAACGCCAGCGCGCTGCGCAAGCAGGAGCTGATGTTCGCCATCCTCAAGAGCTTGGCGGCACGCGACGTCGAGATCATCGGCGAAGGCGTCGTCGAGGTGCTGCAGGACGGCTTCGGTTTCCTGCGCTCTCCCGACGCGAATTATCTTGCCGGTCCCGACGATATCTATGTGAGCCCGAGCCAGATCCGGCGCTTCACCTTGCGCACCGGCGATACGGTCGAGGGGCAGATCCGCAGCCCGAAGGACGGCGAACGCTATTTCGCGCTGCTCAAGGTCAACACGATCAATTTCGAGGATCCGGACAAGACCCGTCATAAAGTTCATTTCGACAACCTGACGCCGCTCTATCCGGACGAGCGGCTTGAAATGGAAATCCAGGATCCGACGAGGAAGGATTTCTCGGCCCGGGTGATCGATATCGTGTCGCCGATCGGCAAGGGCCAGCGCGGCCTGATCGTGGCGCCGCCGCGCACCGGCAAAACGGTGCTCCTGCAGAATATCGCGCAGTCGATCACCTCAAACCATCCGGAATGCTATCTGATCGTTCTCCTGATCGACGAGCGCCCGGAAGAAGTGACCGATATGCAGCGGTCCGTTAAGGGCGAAGTCATATCGTCGACCTTCGACGAACCGGCGTCGCGACATGTGCAGGTCGCCGAAATGGTGATCGAGAAAGCCAAGCGCCTGGTCGAGCATGGCCGCGACGTGGTCATCCTGCTCGATTCGATCACCCGGCTCGGGCGCGCCTATAACACCGTGGTGCCCTCATCCGGTAAGGTGCTGACCGGCGGTGTGGACGCCAATGCGTTGCAGCGGCCGAAGCGGTTCTTCGGCGCGGCGCGCAATATCGAGGAAGGCGGGTCGCTGACGATCATCGCCACAGCGCTGATCGATACCGGCAGCCGCATGGACGAAGTGATCTTCGAAGAGTTCAAAGGCACCGGCAACTCGGAAATCATCCTCGACCGCAAGGTGGCGGACAAGCGTGTCTTCCCGTCGATCGACATTCTGCGCTCCGGCACCCGCAAGGAAGAGTTGCTGGTCAAGCCGGACCTGCTGAAGAAGACCTATGTTCTGCGCCGCATCCTGAACCCGATGGGAACCGTGGATGCGATCGAGTTCCTGCTCGACAAGTTACGCCAGACCAAGACGAATGGCGACTTCTTCGACTCAATGAACGCGTAA
- the mnmE gene encoding tRNA uridine-5-carboxymethylaminomethyl(34) synthesis GTPase MnmE encodes MSESSTIFALSSGSGMAGIAVIRLSGAGAFAAARSLAGVLPAPRQAARRAFRHPQTKDILDDGLLLVFPGPHSFTGEDVAEFHLHGSLAVVRAVLEALGGMAGLRLAEPGEFTRRAFRNGRMDLVAAEGIGDLIRARTERQRKQALHHALGGASQVIETWRRDLIAILGRVEAAVDFSDEADVARATVADVRRRLDDLIGRMRSALAEADRAQALRDGLKVVLAGPPNVGKSSLLNRLAQREAAIVSAIPGTTRDVIEVAMEFSGVPVILTDTAGLRASTEDEIERIGMDRTGRELAGADIIVWMSVPDSPSGPPPDLDSETLWIENKTDLAAGIPKSQAQYRISAKTGAGMAEFFAALEDRVLGMAAHADSAVLIRSRHKQISTSCVENLLRASAQSADHLELMAEALRAAAYDMGRLTGRIDVEDVLDSIFRDFCIGK; translated from the coding sequence ATGAGTGAAAGTAGTACCATTTTCGCCCTTTCTTCCGGCAGCGGAATGGCCGGCATCGCGGTCATACGGCTCAGCGGAGCCGGGGCATTCGCGGCGGCGCGGAGTCTGGCCGGAGTCCTACCGGCGCCGCGGCAGGCGGCCAGGCGCGCCTTCCGGCATCCGCAGACAAAAGATATCCTGGACGACGGACTGCTGCTGGTCTTTCCGGGGCCGCACAGCTTTACCGGCGAGGACGTGGCGGAGTTCCATCTGCATGGCAGCCTGGCGGTGGTCCGCGCCGTGCTGGAGGCGCTGGGCGGCATGGCCGGCCTGCGCCTGGCGGAACCGGGCGAGTTCACTCGGCGTGCTTTCCGCAATGGCCGGATGGATCTGGTGGCGGCGGAGGGAATCGGGGACTTGATTCGGGCCCGAACCGAAAGGCAGCGCAAACAGGCGCTCCATCATGCGCTGGGTGGTGCATCGCAGGTCATCGAGACCTGGCGCCGGGATCTCATCGCCATATTGGGCCGTGTCGAGGCAGCGGTGGATTTCTCCGACGAGGCGGATGTGGCGCGGGCGACTGTCGCCGATGTCAGGCGACGCCTGGATGACCTTATCGGTCGGATGCGGTCGGCGCTGGCGGAAGCGGACCGGGCCCAGGCGCTGCGCGACGGGCTCAAGGTGGTGCTCGCCGGCCCGCCCAATGTCGGCAAATCCAGCCTGCTCAACCGCCTGGCCCAGCGCGAGGCGGCTATCGTTTCGGCCATACCGGGAACCACGCGCGATGTTATCGAGGTCGCGATGGAATTCTCCGGCGTGCCGGTGATCCTGACCGATACCGCCGGTCTCAGGGCCTCGACCGAGGACGAGATCGAGCGGATCGGCATGGACCGGACCGGCCGGGAACTCGCCGGCGCCGATATCATCGTGTGGATGAGCGTACCGGATAGCCCTTCAGGTCCACCGCCCGATCTCGATTCGGAGACGTTATGGATCGAGAACAAGACCGACCTCGCCGCCGGCATACCAAAGTCCCAGGCGCAATACCGGATCTCGGCCAAAACCGGCGCCGGTATGGCCGAGTTCTTCGCGGCACTGGAGGATCGGGTGCTGGGGATGGCCGCCCATGCCGATTCAGCCGTTCTGATTCGGAGCCGTCATAAGCAGATCTCTACGTCCTGCGTGGAGAACCTGCTGCGTGCTTCTGCTCAGTCGGCGGATCATCTGGAACTGATGGCTGAAGCGCTGCGCGCGGCGGCCTATGATATGGGCCGGCTGACTGGCAGGATCGATGTCGAGGATGTTCTGGATTCGATTTTTCGCGATTTCTGCATCGGGAAATGA
- the dnaQ gene encoding DNA polymerase III subunit epsilon produces the protein MREIVLDTETTGIEHAKGHRIVEIGAVELINHIPSGKVFHHYIDPERDMPPDAEAIHGLSTQFLRGKPVFAAIADEFIAFIDGASLIIHNAAFDVGFLNAELARVKGPAILPERVIDTLGLARQKHPMGPNSLDALCKRYGIDNSKREKHGALLDSELLADVYLELIGGRQAALSLSAISVKTRTAMTPQGLVRARPSPLPSRLTEAEIAAHQALLAEIGEKALWNEILN, from the coding sequence ATGCGTGAGATCGTTCTCGACACCGAGACAACCGGCATTGAACACGCCAAAGGCCATCGCATCGTCGAGATCGGCGCCGTCGAGCTCATCAATCACATACCGAGCGGCAAGGTCTTCCATCACTATATCGATCCCGAGCGCGATATGCCGCCGGATGCCGAGGCCATCCACGGCCTGTCGACGCAATTCCTGAGAGGCAAGCCGGTCTTTGCCGCGATCGCCGACGAATTCATCGCCTTCATCGACGGCGCCAGCCTCATCATCCACAATGCCGCCTTCGACGTCGGCTTTCTCAATGCCGAGCTCGCGCGCGTGAAGGGGCCGGCGATCCTGCCCGAGCGCGTCATCGACACGCTGGGGCTGGCGCGCCAGAAGCATCCCATGGGCCCAAACAGCCTCGATGCCTTGTGCAAACGCTATGGCATCGACAACTCGAAGCGCGAGAAGCACGGCGCCTTGCTCGACTCGGAACTGCTGGCCGATGTCTATCTCGAACTGATCGGCGGCCGCCAGGCGGCGCTGTCGCTCTCCGCCATCTCGGTCAAGACACGCACCGCGATGACCCCTCAAGGTCTTGTGCGGGCGAGGCCCAGTCCGCTGCCGAGCCGGCTCACCGAAGCTGAAATAGCGGCGCACCAAGCGCTCCTCGCCGAGATCGGCGAGAAGGCGCTGTGGAACGAGATTCTGAACTGA
- a CDS encoding shikimate dehydrogenase has translation MTRKACVIGWPISHSRSPLIHGYWLKRYGIAGSYERLPVKPEELSAFFSSLMANGLAGCNVTLPHKEAAFRAVRTADAATARLSVVNTVFARDGELWGTSTDGEGFLASLAAGHPGWRAAGQSVVILGAGGATRALVGALLDAGAGRIFIANRTRAKAEELKRDFGCRAEPHDWAEASDLLRHADLVINTTSLGMTGQPALEIDLGNLPNTALVTDIVYTPLETDLLKRAEARGNPIVPGLGMLLHQAVRGFELWFGTRPEVTDDLYDLVARDIDPGYRR, from the coding sequence ATGACCCGGAAAGCCTGTGTCATTGGATGGCCGATCAGCCATTCACGCTCACCGCTCATCCACGGCTATTGGCTGAAGCGCTATGGTATTGCCGGCAGCTATGAAAGGCTCCCGGTGAAGCCGGAGGAACTATCGGCTTTCTTCTCCAGCCTCATGGCTAATGGCCTCGCCGGCTGCAATGTGACTCTCCCGCATAAGGAAGCGGCCTTCCGCGCGGTGCGCACTGCCGATGCGGCGACCGCCCGGCTCAGTGTCGTCAATACGGTCTTTGCCCGCGACGGCGAATTATGGGGCACTAGCACAGATGGCGAAGGTTTCCTTGCGAGCCTCGCGGCCGGCCACCCCGGCTGGCGTGCCGCGGGGCAAAGCGTGGTCATACTCGGCGCCGGCGGGGCCACCCGCGCCCTTGTCGGAGCGCTCCTCGATGCTGGCGCCGGCCGGATTTTTATCGCCAACCGTACGCGCGCCAAGGCGGAAGAGCTGAAGCGCGATTTCGGATGCCGGGCGGAGCCGCATGACTGGGCCGAAGCGAGCGACCTGCTGCGCCATGCCGATCTCGTGATCAACACGACATCGCTCGGTATGACCGGCCAGCCGGCGCTCGAGATCGATCTCGGCAACCTGCCGAATACCGCTCTTGTCACTGACATCGTCTATACGCCGCTCGAGACCGATCTGCTCAAGCGCGCCGAGGCGCGCGGCAATCCGATCGTGCCCGGGCTCGGCATGCTGCTGCACCAGGCGGTCCGCGGCTTCGAATTGTGGTTTGGCACCCGCCCTGAAGTGACCGATGATCTCTATGACCTTGTCGCCCGCGATATCGATCCCGGATACCGGCGATGA
- the hemJ gene encoding protoporphyrinogen oxidase HemJ, translating into MAYLWLKAFHIIAMVAWMAGLFYLPRLMVYHRRTAVGGETSEIFKTMERRLLKAIMYPAMGLTWVFGLALIWVTDAAANPSLWLWVKLLGAVAMTAFHLWLAKFVKAFGEDERPRDEGFFRLINEVPTVLLIVIVIMAVVKPL; encoded by the coding sequence ATGGCGTATCTATGGCTCAAGGCATTCCACATCATTGCGATGGTGGCCTGGATGGCGGGGTTGTTCTATCTGCCGCGGCTGATGGTCTATCATCGGCGCACCGCGGTGGGCGGGGAAACCTCTGAAATCTTCAAGACCATGGAGCGCCGACTGCTCAAGGCGATCATGTATCCGGCGATGGGTCTGACCTGGGTCTTTGGCCTGGCGCTGATCTGGGTGACGGATGCGGCGGCGAATCCGAGCCTGTGGCTATGGGTCAAGCTTCTGGGCGCTGTCGCGATGACGGCCTTTCATTTGTGGCTGGCAAAATTCGTCAAGGCGTTCGGCGAGGATGAGCGGCCGCGCGATGAGGGGTTCTTCCGGCTGATCAACGAGGTCCCGACGGTGCTCCTGATCGTCATCGTGATCATGGCGGTGGTAAAACCGCTCTGA